The proteins below are encoded in one region of Brassica napus cultivar Da-Ae chromosome A6, Da-Ae, whole genome shotgun sequence:
- the LOC106447598 gene encoding probable carboxylesterase 12 — protein MDSEIAFDYSPLLKIYKSGRIERLMGETAVPPSLTPENGVISKDVVYSPDDNLSVRVYLPEKAADTDEKLPLLVYFHGGGFIIETAFSPTYHNFLTAAVSASDCIAVSVDYRRAPEHPLPISFDDSWTSLKWVFTHIAGSGPESWLNKHADFGKVFLAGDSAGANIAHHMAMRAAKEKLSPELSDSGIFGIILVHPYFWSKAPVDDKETTDAAVRSKIEAIWMMASPNNKDGVDDPWLNVVQSDSVDISGLGCGKVLVLVAEKDALVRQGWGYKAKLEKNGWKGKVELVESEGEDHVFHLTRPDCENALEAMKKFAGFIKGEM, from the coding sequence aTGGATTCCGAGATCGCCTTCGACTACTCTCCATTGCTCAAAATCTACAAGAGTGGCCGCATCGAGCGCCTCATGGGAGAAACGGCCGTCCCACCGTCTTTAACCCCAGAAAACGGCGTCATTTCAAAGGACGTCGTTTATTCACCCGACGACAACCTCTCCGTCCGCGTTTACCTCCCGGAGAAAGCTGCCGACACCGATGAGAAACTCCCTCTCCTCGTCTACTTCCACGGAGGAGGCTTCATCATCGAAACAGCTTTCTCACCGACTTACCACAATTTCCTCACGGCGGCCGTCTCTGCTTCCGACTGCATAGCGGTGTCGGTGGATTACCGGCGTGCACCGGAGCATCCGCTTCCGATCTCTTTCGATGACTCGTGGACGTCTCTCAAATGGGTATTCACCCATATCGCCGGATCTGGACCGGAGAGCTGGTTAAACAAACACGCCGACTTCGGCAAAGTGTTCCTCGCCGGAGACAGCGCCGGCGCGAACATCGCTCATCACATGGCGATGAGAGCTGCGAAAGAGAAGCTCAGTCCCGAGTTAAGCGACTCAGGAATCTTCGGGATCATCTTGGTTCATCCTTACTTCTGGTCGAAAGCACCCGTCGACGACAAGGAGACAACGGATGCTGCGGTGCGGTCCAAGATCGAAGCGATATGGATGATGGCTAGTCCCAACAACAAAGACGGAGTGGATGATCCGTGGCTCAACGTGGTTCAGTCAGACTCGGTGGATATCTCCGGGTTGGGCTGCGGGAAGGTTTTGGTGTTGGTGGCTGAGAAAGATGCGCTTGTGAGACAAGGTTGGGGTTACAAGGCGAAGCTTGAGAAGAACGGTTGGAAAGGGAAAGTGGAGTTGGTTGAGAGTGAAGGTGAAGATCATGTGTTTCATTTGACGAGACCTGATTGTGAGAATGCTCTTGAAGCCATGAAGAAGTTCGCAGGGTTTATTAAGGGAGAGATGTAA